The genomic DNA CAAATCCAATATAAAGCAGAAGAATCAAAAATAAATGTCATAATAATAGATGAAAGTCATACAAGCAAATGCTCATTTTTGGATAATGAGAGTATAGAACATCATGACACTTACATGAGAAAGAGAATCAAAAGAAGAATATTCAAAGCATCAGATAGAACATTAATACATGCGGATCTGAATGCAACATATAGCATAATAAAAAAAGCAATACCCGAAGCATTTGCAGACGGGATAGTGCGTATTGGGTTGTACCCGCAAAGTTTAAGCATCAAAGAGATGATAACTTCCAAAGGTGGCTGTTAACATGGTTAACAGAAATCATAACTTGATTAGATTTATAATTTTTTATTATTTGAGGATGGTCTAGTATTTAGTTTTTATATACCATATTATATATTAAAATATCTGAAATAATCAGAAATATTTATATACATAACAATCATTTTATTATCTATGGCTGAAAACGACAACATTGATCATTTTGAAAGAGGAAATGCTTTATTTGCAATAGGAGATTATGAGGGTGCGATAAGAGAGTATAATGAAGCAATAAATGTTGATCCATTTAATTCAGATTACCACAATAATAAAGGGATAGCATATTATTATTTAAAACGGTATGAAGATGCAATTAAAGCGTATGACGAGGCAATTAATCTTTATTATAACGATCCCGGGTATCATAATAATAAAGGCTTGGCACTAGGCAAACTAAAAAGATACAATGAGGCCATAAAAGAGTTTGATGAAGCTATAAAACTCAATCAAGATAACCCTGATTATCATTATAACAAAGCTAATATATTTGATGATCTAAAACAATATGATAACGTGATTATAGAGTATGATCTGGCGATAAAGCTAGACCCTAATAATGCAACGTATCATTTCAATAAAGGTAATACTCTTTTTTACTTAAAGCGTTTTGAAGATGCTGTGAAAGAGTATGATGAAGCTCTAAAAATAGATCCGAACAATACTACTTATCATAACAATAAAAGTAATGCACTAAACTATTTAGGCAATTACTTCAATGGCAATTATGAGAAAGAAATCAAAGAATACGAGGAA from Thermoplasmata archaeon includes the following:
- a CDS encoding IS200/IS605 family accessory protein TnpB-related protein — its product is MGHNDGWKQLTNLGKQNNQHFIQLPFNKLIQQIQYKAEESKINVIIIDESHTSKCSFLDNESIEHHDTYMRKRIKRRIFKASDRTLIHADLNATYSIIKKAIPEAFADGIVRIGLYPQSLSIKEMITSKGGC
- a CDS encoding tetratricopeptide repeat protein, producing MAENDNIDHFERGNALFAIGDYEGAIREYNEAINVDPFNSDYHNNKGIAYYYLKRYEDAIKAYDEAINLYYNDPGYHNNKGLALGKLKRYNEAIKEFDEAIKLNQDNPDYHYNKANIFDDLKQYDNVIIEYDLAIKLDPNNATYHFNKGNTLFYLKRFEDAVKEYDEALKIDPNNTTYHNNKSNALNYLGNYFNGNYEKEIKEYEEAIRSNPRNPEPYNNKGVALAKLGKYEEAVKEYEQAIKLNFNNASYHNNMGNALYFLRRFDEAAKEYETATRLNPDIAVYHNNRGLALYYLGEYEEAVKEYDEAIRLNPDNQDYQQNKKDAVNRIRRPRR